AAGATATCTACCAGAAGTTTGCTCCATGATAAAAGCAGAAGCCTTCACATTTGAGCCTGCTATTGTGACAACGACCTTAAAATAGCCTGACGGAATAGTGTGAGATTCATCAGCACCAGGCAAGGTAGCAAAGTAATATTCATACAAGGGACCCGTGAACACATAAGCATTTTCGCCCGTTCGCACTAAACTTCTCACTGCATTTTCTAATTTAACCCATGGGCCTTGATTAAGGTTTGATGATTGCGGGGTAATGTTCGAGAGGTAGTTAGTATCGCTCCAATTGGATGTATTGGAAAACGATGCCAAAGGCACTTGATGACCTCTATCTGTATGAATAGTTGCCCATGCATCGCTGTAGTCACTTGGCTCTAGCGTGTATCTACTTGCAATTTTAGGGTCAGATTTCCAAGTCCTTGAACGGCTTGGGCCATCAATTGTGCTTGGTGTGACTTTGTATGCTACCCAGTCCGCAAACTTTGTTGCGCGATTATTGCTAAGCACATATATAGGTCGCTCAACGATATCATTACTTGATGGCGTGCCAGTTGGGCAGCCGTAGTTGCTACATATGTTGGTGTTTGCATTTGCAGTCGCACTGACTGCAAGCATAAGTATTGCGAATTTCATTTTAATCTCCGTGCTTAATTGAAAGTCACGCAATACTAGGTAGGCTATTTGTCAGTATTATTACCTTAATGTAA
This sequence is a window from Pseudoalteromonas piscicida. Protein-coding genes within it:
- a CDS encoding DNA/RNA non-specific endonuclease, whose translation is MKFAILMLAVSATANANTNICSNYGCPTGTPSSNDIVERPIYVLSNNRATKFADWVAYKVTPSTIDGPSRSRTWKSDPKIASRYTLEPSDYSDAWATIHTDRGHQVPLASFSNTSNWSDTNYLSNITPQSSNLNQGPWVKLENAVRSLVRTGENAYVFTGPLYEYYFATLPGADESHTIPSGYFKVVVTIAGSNVKASAFIMEQTSGRYLDYCKTEVTIDEVEQRAGLNILPSLPSYKATDIEGRVGGLSSQLGC